The Pseudarthrobacter defluvii DNA window GCCCGCGAGGCCGCCTGACCACTCCCTCCCCTGCCCCCTGGGTTGCTCCATCACTTTTGGTCCCTAAAACCCCGGTTTAGGGACCAGAAGTGCTGGAGCAACGAATCGCTACTTGGGGTCCGGCATCGCCGAGGGCCAGGGCAGCAGGCCGGGAAGGTCTGCGCCGTCCCCGGCAGCGGTGGCCCGGAGGCTGTCCAGCGACGGCTGCCGCCCGGCGAGCCAGGCCGCGATGTCGGTGATCATGCCGCTGACTACGGTAGAGCGGGTGCCGCTGCCGATACTCACCGGAGTCAGGCCAAGCGGCTGCAGCAACACTTTCTCCTCTTGGGGCACGCGGGCGGCCAGGAAGTCGAACAGGTGCTCACAGAACGGACGGCTCCAGGTCTCCGGTCCCCGGCCCGTCAGCAGGTCGGCATTATGGATGACCAGCTCGCGCCACAGCGCCAGTCCGCCGTCCAGGACCACTCCCCGCCTGAAGGAAATGGGCGCCCACCAGCCGGTCTGGTTCGCGGACGAATCCTTGACGCCGGGCAACGCATCGAACGCGTGCAGTGCACGCTTGAGGCCGGCGGACAGGTCTTCCCGGTGAGTGGCGGCATCGTGGCCGGCAGCCATGTCGATGGCCTTGTTCCGGCCCTCCATGCCGCCGTCGTACAGCTCAATGGTCTCTCCCCGCGCGGCGTACTCAAGTTGGCGCGCCATGGCATTGGAGATGCCCGTCAGGTGGGCCAGAATGTGCCCCCGCGTCCAGCCGGGCAGGGCTGACGGAGCCTTCACGTCCTCGTCGGTGAGCTTGGAGACATCGGAGGCGACGGCGACGGCGGCTTGATGGATTCCGGCGAGCAGGTCTGCAGGGGAAGGAGAGGTCATGCGGCCAGCCTAGCCGAGCGGTTCGTCCAAGGGGCTTCCGTCAGGCCCAACCCGGTGGCGCACATGCCGGCCGTCATTGCTGGCCTGCCAGAACTCGATCTCAACCGGCTGAACGGCGTAGAGCTGCCACCCCGGATTGTCGCTGCCGTCTGCCCGCGGCCGCTCGTGCCAGTCGACGGCGGACGCCTCGGCGGAGAGCTCGGTGACGGTACCTGCCACCCGGACCTGCCGGCCCAGGCCTGCCCAGTAGAAATTCATCGCTGCCCTTGGTGACTTTTCCAGCTCCCGGCCCTTGCGGGAGGTGCGGGACGTGGCGAAGTGCCAGCCGTCGTCGCCAATGTTTTTCAGGATCAGCATCCGGGAGGACGGCTGCGTGCCGCCGTCGGTGGCCTCCCCAACTGTGGCCAGGCTGAAGGCGTGCGGCTGCTGCTCCCCCGCGTCCAGCGCCTCGTCCAGCCACTGCTTGAAGAGCAATGCCGGGTCCTGCGGTGCGTTCTCCGGGTCGAAGCCAGGCAGGTCTGACGGAAAGTCGGGCAGGGTGCGAAGGAACTTGCGGAAGGTTTCGCTCATGGCCCCAGCCTAGCGGCGGGTAACGGCCCTCAACCCCCAACGCCCGCTCAGGTATCGCAGGTTAAAGGACGACGCCCGCTCACTTTCCTAAGGAGAGTGAGCGGGCGTTGGCCCAAAATATGCAGGAAGTGAGTGGGCGTTTCAGCCGGCGTACTCCCGGACCCCGGCCAGTTCGCCTTCCAGCGCGGCCAGTTGGCGTTCGACGGCGGCCGGCGCCGTCCCGCCCTGGGAGTTGCGGCTGTTGAGCGAGCCCTCGGTGGAGAGGACGGTGCGGACCTCGGGAGTGAGGTGCTCCGAGATCGCCGCGTACTCGTCGTCCGTCAGGTCCCACAGCTCCACGCCGCGGGACTCGGCCTGCTTGACGGCGGCACCGGACAGCTCGTGCGCCTCGCGGAACGGCACGCCCTGGCGGACCAGCCATTCGGCGATGTCGGTGGCCAGCGCGAACCCCTGCGGGGCCAGCGATTCCATCCGCTCCGTGTTGAACTTGAGCGTCGCGATCATGCCGGACACGGCCGGGAGCAGCAGCTCCAGGGTGTCTGCGGCATCGAACACCGGCTCCTTGT harbors:
- a CDS encoding maleylpyruvate isomerase family mycothiol-dependent enzyme, yielding MTSPSPADLLAGIHQAAVAVASDVSKLTDEDVKAPSALPGWTRGHILAHLTGISNAMARQLEYAARGETIELYDGGMEGRNKAIDMAAGHDAATHREDLSAGLKRALHAFDALPGVKDSSANQTGWWAPISFRRGVVLDGGLALWRELVIHNADLLTGRGPETWSRPFCEHLFDFLAARVPQEEKVLLQPLGLTPVSIGSGTRSTVVSGMITDIAAWLAGRQPSLDSLRATAAGDGADLPGLLPWPSAMPDPK
- a CDS encoding pyridoxine/pyridoxamine 5'-phosphate oxidase produces the protein MSETFRKFLRTLPDFPSDLPGFDPENAPQDPALLFKQWLDEALDAGEQQPHAFSLATVGEATDGGTQPSSRMLILKNIGDDGWHFATSRTSRKGRELEKSPRAAMNFYWAGLGRQVRVAGTVTELSAEASAVDWHERPRADGSDNPGWQLYAVQPVEIEFWQASNDGRHVRHRVGPDGSPLDEPLG